The Penaeus vannamei isolate JL-2024 chromosome 39, ASM4276789v1, whole genome shotgun sequence genome window below encodes:
- the LOC113801292 gene encoding uncharacterized protein, whose amino-acid sequence MDQGKKLKGTKRNAKNTKQKPQEPQSEDSDDQSDPSEESDRDSSSDGSDGEEEQSSKKCDDDEDDQSGEETDEDQSSEGSEDDEEEDQSSEGSDSEEDEQTTDEEESDPNREQDSESEDEDGDGESSEDSSSEPEQQGPKERQSQRSGQRLRQNPKESRRKNNQTQQHKRSSSKHQKSKGKTPCPAKPAKKLGKKHIPKQKGTPPQSTKEAKKSPTPKTVTKSRDARGETDIDKQAGKPKAMQKTTKRRKSEDIRDEQSERTTKNMI is encoded by the exons ATGGACCAGGGGAAGAAGCTAAAAGGCACAAAGCGAAATGCAAAGAACACAAAGCAAAAGCCACAAGAACCCCAGTCAGAGGACTCGGATGACCAGTCTGACCCGAGTGAGGAATCTGACCGAGACAGCAGTTCGGATGGaagtgatggagaggaagagcagTCAAGcaaaaaatgtgatgatgatgaggacgatcaGTCAGGCGAAGAAACTGATGAAGATCAGTCAAGCGAAGgaagtgaagatgatgaagaggaagatcagTCAAGCGAAGGGAGCGATTCTGAAGAGGACGAGCAGACAACTGATGAAGAAGAATCCGATCCTAACAGAGAGCAAGACAGCGAGTCTGAGGACGAGGATGGAGATGGCGAGAGTAGTGAGGACAGCAGCAGTGAGCCGGAACAGCAAGGCCCTAAGGAGCGCCAATCACAGAGGAGTGGCCAGCGCTTAAGGCAGAATCCCAAAGAGTCCAGACGGAAGAATAACCAAACACAGCAGCACAAACGCTCGTCAAGCAAGCACCAGAAGTCGAAAGGAAAAACTCCATGTCCGGCAAAACCTGCGAAGAAGTTGG GAAAAAAACACATtccaaaacaaaaaggaacaccGCCACAATCAACTAAAGAAGCGAAGAAGTCACCAACTCCAAAG ACTGTCACGAAAAGCAGAGATGCTCGAGGGGAGACGGACATAGACAAGCAAGCAGGAAAGCCTAAAGCTATGCAGAAGACAACGAAAAGGCGGAAGTCTGAAG